The Aureispira anguillae genome contains a region encoding:
- a CDS encoding tetratricopeptide repeat protein, with translation MNLSKLQIGIITSSLFLLLTLVVLGLMGYTVPSTKKGETTKSEPKELLTEEIVLAEARNSLDSSQTVWLAELDKEKAQATTTTKEAEVLKLISRTWFEYGNYIVSGYYARKVAELLDTGEAWGIAGTTYGMAYKAAPKNDQKQLAARQAISALERAKVLEPDTLQHALNEGLMYLELSAVDASVMPMKGVKMLQDLDAKYPNNVMVNMTLARLSATRSGDLAKAKPRLEKVLAIAENESVSDEILLEANYFLIDCYKQEKNKEKVLFHYDNTIRLSASMSSMQEQMIRAKQNYINNN, from the coding sequence ATGAACTTATCTAAATTACAAATTGGTATTATTACCAGTTCTCTTTTTTTGCTGTTAACTTTAGTTGTCTTGGGACTAATGGGATATACTGTTCCTTCAACTAAAAAAGGCGAAACAACTAAAAGCGAACCTAAAGAATTACTAACGGAAGAAATTGTACTAGCAGAAGCCAGAAATTCATTGGATTCAAGCCAAACCGTTTGGTTAGCTGAATTAGACAAAGAGAAGGCTCAAGCTACCACTACTACTAAAGAAGCAGAGGTCCTGAAACTTATTTCACGAACATGGTTTGAATATGGCAATTATATTGTCAGTGGCTACTATGCACGTAAAGTTGCAGAACTTTTGGATACAGGCGAAGCTTGGGGAATTGCAGGGACTACTTATGGTATGGCTTATAAAGCTGCACCAAAGAACGACCAAAAGCAATTGGCCGCTCGTCAAGCTATCAGTGCATTGGAACGAGCAAAAGTATTAGAACCTGATACCTTACAACATGCCTTAAATGAAGGTTTGATGTATTTAGAACTAAGTGCAGTTGATGCATCTGTTATGCCAATGAAAGGAGTCAAAATGCTTCAAGATTTGGACGCTAAATACCCCAATAATGTTATGGTGAATATGACGCTAGCTCGTTTGTCTGCTACTCGATCTGGAGATTTGGCCAAAGCCAAACCTAGATTAGAAAAAGTATTGGCAATTGCAGAAAATGAATCTGTTTCAGATGAAATTCTTCTCGAAGCTAATTACTTTTTAATAGATTGCTATAAACAAGAAAAGAATAAAGAAAAAGTTTTGTTCCATTACGACAATACAATTCGTCTAAGTGCTTCCATGTCTTCTATGCAGGAACAAATGATTAGAGCAAAACAGAACTATATAAATAATAATTAA
- a CDS encoding HU family DNA-binding protein produces MRKADLVSRIAEKTGVPKVDVLMTLENFFSEVKESLANKENVYIRGFGSFIAKKRAKKIGRNIKQNKAIVIPAHYIPAFKPAKAFVNKVKDQVAVEETAK; encoded by the coding sequence ATGAGAAAAGCTGATTTGGTTTCTCGAATTGCTGAAAAGACAGGCGTTCCTAAGGTTGATGTATTGATGACTTTAGAAAACTTCTTCTCTGAAGTTAAGGAAAGCTTGGCAAACAAAGAAAATGTTTACATTCGTGGATTTGGTAGTTTTATTGCTAAAAAACGTGCAAAGAAGATTGGTCGTAACATTAAACAAAACAAAGCGATCGTGATACCTGCACATTATATACCTGCTTTCAAACCTGCTAAAGCGTTTGTAAACAAGGTTAAAGACCAAGTTGCCGTAGAGGAAACTGCTAAATAA
- a CDS encoding phosphatase PAP2 family protein, translating into MSDNEEEFSLKKTKYAEYIRDFTAIGNPFLLLLVTLATLSNHPKFHTYFWILLAGFLINEFICSAIKYLWHKPRPNGQQYKNGFEKIDAGSFPSIHSSRISFVYLSLGYIHYMAENFLLMPTFIVVIAVVGYSRIFLKKHFFVDVMAGYFFGTIQFLAITFLLK; encoded by the coding sequence ATGAGCGATAACGAAGAGGAGTTTTCCTTAAAGAAGACAAAATACGCAGAATATATCCGTGATTTTACAGCAATCGGCAACCCATTTTTGCTATTGTTAGTTACGTTGGCAACTTTATCCAACCACCCCAAATTTCACACTTATTTTTGGATCTTATTGGCGGGCTTTTTGATCAACGAATTTATCTGTTCGGCTATTAAATATTTGTGGCATAAGCCTAGACCCAATGGTCAACAGTATAAAAATGGATTTGAAAAGATTGATGCGGGGAGTTTTCCTAGTATTCATTCTTCAAGAATATCATTTGTTTATTTATCATTGGGATATATTCACTATATGGCTGAAAACTTTTTGTTGATGCCTACGTTTATAGTAGTGATAGCTGTGGTTGGGTATTCTAGAATTTTTCTAAAAAAACACTTCTTTGTTGATGTAATGGCAGGATATTTTTTTGGAACGATTCAATTTTTAGCAATTACATTTTTGCTAAAATAG
- the pgsA gene encoding CDP-diacylglycerol--glycerol-3-phosphate 3-phosphatidyltransferase, translated as MNVPNTLTIIRIILGFIVPYMMWAGDFNIRVWAAILFAIAAFTDWLDGWYARRYNLITKLGKILDPIADKIIVLGSFVALSDVCFENMYSIWWIVPIFLREVVITIYRLVFLLRKKPIVVAASWSGKAKTVMQMMTLPCAYFYLMFDLYPTHDPVGTSVVMWWLLHLMILASLALTVGSGLRFFMKNWKAVKEVTTYE; from the coding sequence ATGAATGTACCTAATACACTAACCATAATTAGGATTATACTAGGGTTTATTGTACCTTATATGATGTGGGCAGGTGACTTTAATATACGGGTATGGGCAGCTATTTTATTTGCGATTGCTGCATTTACAGATTGGTTGGATGGTTGGTATGCTAGACGATACAATTTGATTACGAAACTGGGAAAAATTTTAGATCCTATCGCCGATAAAATCATTGTATTGGGGAGTTTTGTCGCTTTATCGGATGTGTGTTTTGAGAATATGTATTCAATCTGGTGGATTGTACCTATTTTTTTGAGAGAGGTAGTGATTACAATCTATCGTTTGGTATTCCTGCTCCGTAAAAAACCTATTGTTGTGGCTGCATCTTGGTCAGGCAAAGCAAAGACAGTGATGCAAATGATGACGCTGCCATGTGCTTATTTTTATTTGATGTTTGATCTTTATCCAACCCATGACCCTGTAGGGACTTCTGTTGTTATGTGGTGGTTGCTACATCTAATGATTCTAGCCTCTTTGGCACTAACAGTAGGATCTGGATTACGTTTTTTTATGAAAAATTGGAAAGCGGTAAAAGAGGTAACGACTTACGAATAA
- a CDS encoding ribonuclease HII, with protein MLANYLHKGKIEAGCDEAGRGCLAGAVYAAAVILPPNFNCPLLNDSKKIKEKDRYALRDIIEQEALAWAVGVVDEKEIDEINILNASFLAMHRAIDQLTTQPEHLLIDGNRFKPYPSIAHDCIVKGDGKYLSIAAASILAKTYRDDYMLALDQQHPEYGWKKNKGYPTKAHRQAIIDHGQTDYHRQSFRLKTDDLILTS; from the coding sequence TTGTTAGCGAATTATTTACATAAAGGGAAGATCGAGGCAGGTTGTGACGAAGCAGGGCGAGGTTGTTTGGCAGGTGCAGTGTATGCCGCAGCTGTGATTTTGCCGCCCAATTTCAACTGTCCTTTGCTCAATGATTCTAAGAAGATAAAGGAAAAAGATCGTTATGCTTTGAGGGACATTATTGAGCAAGAAGCATTGGCTTGGGCCGTTGGGGTAGTGGATGAAAAAGAAATTGATGAAATTAATATTCTTAATGCTTCTTTTTTGGCGATGCATCGGGCGATTGACCAGTTGACAACGCAACCAGAACACTTGTTAATTGATGGAAACCGATTCAAACCTTATCCTTCTATTGCCCACGATTGTATTGTAAAGGGAGATGGCAAGTATTTGTCTATTGCAGCAGCCTCTATTTTGGCTAAAACGTATCGGGATGACTATATGCTAGCTTTGGATCAACAGCATCCAGAGTATGGTTGGAAAAAAAATAAAGGATACCCTACTAAGGCACATCGTCAAGCAATTATTGATCATGGTCAAACGGATTATCATCGACAATCATTCCGCCTAAAAACAGACGATCTAATTTTAACTTCCTAA
- a CDS encoding DinB family protein: MKEAITLLRNIRANYVRELNQLTLDELNYIPPTHNNNIIWNIGHSLVVQQLLCYKFSNLDTYLTDPILAKYARGTAPTANVPKIEVDLIRKMLIKSVDLLEKDMAAQRFQVYKEYTVGFGAHLTSITEAITFNNVHESLHYGYLMALKKLL, translated from the coding sequence ATGAAAGAAGCGATCACCTTACTTCGAAATATTCGAGCTAATTATGTCAGAGAACTCAATCAATTGACCTTAGATGAGCTTAATTATATTCCCCCAACTCATAATAATAATATTATTTGGAATATCGGACATAGTTTAGTGGTGCAACAATTACTCTGTTATAAGTTCTCTAATTTAGATACCTATTTAACAGATCCTATATTGGCAAAATATGCAAGAGGCACAGCACCTACCGCTAATGTTCCCAAAATTGAGGTAGATTTGATTCGAAAGATGCTAATAAAATCAGTTGATTTGTTGGAAAAAGATATGGCAGCACAACGCTTTCAAGTCTATAAAGAATACACCGTTGGTTTTGGAGCTCATTTGACTTCTATAACAGAGGCAATTACTTTTAACAATGTACATGAAAGCTTGCACTATGGTTATTTAATGGCACTAAAAAAACTACTCTAA
- the ruvB gene encoding Holliday junction branch migration DNA helicase RuvB, whose protein sequence is MKNEHLDPTNEKYDSSEVAVEKALRPKMLDDFSGQQKLVENLKVFIEAAKMREEALDHVLLHGPPGLGKTTLSLIIANELGADIKMTSGPVLEKAGDLAGLLTNLGENDVLFIDEIHRLNTVVEEYLYSAMEDYRIDIMIDSGPNARTIQIALNPFTLVGATTRMGLLTSPMRARFGIPCLLNYYDTETLVNIIKRSANILNVPITQDGAEEIARRSRGTPRIANALLRRVRDFAQIKGNGTIDSNIAKYGLDALNVDNRGLDEMDNKILKTIIQSFGGGPVGLTTIATAVGEEPGTVEEVHEPYLIQQGYLKRTPRGREATVKAYDHLGIAPKQDDGTQGTLF, encoded by the coding sequence ATGAAGAATGAACATTTAGATCCTACTAACGAAAAATATGACAGCAGTGAGGTTGCTGTTGAAAAAGCATTACGCCCTAAGATGCTGGATGATTTTAGTGGTCAACAAAAATTGGTTGAAAATCTGAAAGTATTTATTGAAGCTGCTAAAATGAGGGAGGAAGCATTGGATCATGTCTTGCTGCATGGTCCTCCAGGTTTGGGCAAAACGACCCTCTCTCTGATTATAGCCAATGAGCTAGGAGCAGACATTAAAATGACTTCTGGACCTGTTCTTGAAAAAGCAGGTGATTTGGCTGGTTTATTAACCAATTTGGGAGAGAATGATGTGTTGTTTATTGATGAAATTCATCGTTTAAATACGGTCGTAGAGGAATATTTATACTCTGCAATGGAAGATTATAGAATTGATATTATGATTGATTCTGGACCCAATGCTAGAACCATCCAAATTGCGCTTAATCCATTTACATTGGTTGGTGCAACAACTAGAATGGGCTTATTAACTTCTCCTATGCGGGCACGTTTTGGTATTCCTTGCTTACTCAATTATTATGATACTGAGACCTTGGTTAATATCATTAAGCGTTCGGCTAATATATTAAATGTTCCAATTACGCAAGATGGAGCAGAGGAAATTGCCAGAAGAAGCAGGGGAACACCTCGTATTGCCAATGCCTTGTTGCGTCGAGTACGAGATTTTGCACAAATCAAAGGAAATGGAACCATTGATTCTAATATTGCTAAATATGGCCTGGATGCATTAAATGTAGACAATAGGGGCTTGGATGAAATGGACAATAAGATATTAAAAACAATCATACAAAGTTTTGGAGGAGGTCCAGTTGGACTTACGACTATTGCTACTGCAGTAGGAGAGGAGCCAGGCACGGTTGAGGAAGTGCATGAACCCTATCTTATCCAACAAGGCTACCTCAAGCGAACTCCTAGAGGTAGAGAAGCTACAGTCAAAGCTTACGATCATTTGGGAATAGCTCCTAAACAGGATGATGGAACGCAAGGAACCTTGTTTTAG
- a CDS encoding peroxiredoxin family protein, whose translation MRHTILITIFILLNIAACTPPTSVNLQSESIIKLTKGIWYGALDIGSDSSPLEIPFNFEVIDENKIVIRNGDEHIEVTDINYDNNNSISIKMPVFGSEFKLTNHKNGWEGNWHNYNKKDYKIPFKAVKNNKNRFAALPSTTTTKLAPRWKVTFSPNTDDSYPAIGLFNLEEKGKVTGTFLTETGDYRYLEGIFDGKELSLSCFDGAHAFLFKATLQEDGSLKGDFWSGNHWHEQWQAEPNTDFQLASMDKLTHLKEGYDKLAFRFPNASGDTISLEDKRFEGKPTIVQITGSWCPNCMDETRFLVDVYDKYHPKGLEIIAIDYEVVNDFEVFKKSKARIQKHLGVNYPFVFGGPAKKSEAIKTLPMLNHIMSYPTAIFIDKKGQIREIHTGFSGPGTGDLYQKYVDKTIALVEELVAE comes from the coding sequence ATGAGACATACTATACTAATCACTATTTTTATATTATTAAATATTGCAGCTTGCACCCCTCCTACATCTGTTAACCTCCAATCCGAATCTATCATAAAACTTACAAAAGGAATTTGGTATGGTGCCCTAGATATAGGGAGCGATAGTAGTCCACTAGAGATTCCTTTTAACTTTGAAGTAATTGATGAAAACAAGATTGTTATTCGAAATGGAGATGAGCACATAGAAGTAACCGATATTAATTATGATAACAACAATAGTATCTCTATAAAAATGCCTGTTTTTGGTTCTGAATTTAAGTTAACCAACCACAAAAACGGCTGGGAAGGAAATTGGCACAATTACAATAAAAAAGATTATAAAATTCCTTTTAAAGCAGTTAAAAATAATAAGAATCGTTTTGCTGCTCTACCCTCTACCACTACTACCAAACTAGCTCCTCGTTGGAAGGTTACTTTTAGCCCTAATACAGATGACAGCTATCCCGCTATCGGACTATTTAACTTAGAAGAAAAAGGCAAAGTGACAGGTACTTTTTTGACAGAAACTGGTGATTATCGCTACCTAGAGGGTATATTTGATGGTAAGGAACTCAGCCTTTCTTGTTTTGATGGAGCACATGCTTTTTTGTTCAAAGCTACCCTACAAGAAGACGGGAGTCTAAAAGGAGATTTCTGGTCTGGAAACCATTGGCATGAACAATGGCAAGCAGAGCCTAACACAGATTTTCAATTGGCATCAATGGACAAATTGACCCATCTAAAAGAAGGCTATGATAAACTAGCTTTTCGTTTTCCCAATGCCTCAGGTGACACGATAAGCCTAGAAGACAAACGATTTGAGGGCAAACCGACGATTGTACAAATCACTGGTTCATGGTGCCCTAACTGCATGGATGAAACACGCTTTTTGGTAGATGTTTACGATAAATATCACCCCAAAGGCTTAGAGATTATAGCTATTGATTATGAAGTAGTGAATGACTTTGAGGTCTTTAAGAAAAGTAAAGCCCGCATTCAAAAACACCTTGGAGTAAATTATCCATTTGTATTTGGTGGTCCTGCAAAAAAATCAGAAGCAATCAAAACACTTCCTATGCTCAATCATATTATGTCTTATCCTACGGCTATTTTTATTGATAAGAAGGGGCAAATTAGAGAAATTCATACTGGATTCTCTGGACCAGGAACAGGTGATTTATACCAAAAATATGTTGATAAAACCATTGCATTAGTAGAAGAGCTAGTAGCAGAATAA
- a CDS encoding MATE family efflux transporter, which yields MKFNKEILQLAIPNIISNISVPLISSVDTGLMGGLSALHIGAVGLGSMIFNFIYWNFGFLRMGTTGLTAQAFGQENDAAIVHTWGRALIIALILSGLILFFQKPLASLGFSLMNVTSNQYDLVASYFFIRIWAAPASLLLVVMMGWFFGMQNAIYPLLLTIIINISNILVSYWLVNYYEWGVAGVAYGTVIAQYIGATVALGLFAFKYKYLLAHFQKKVLLASHEFLGFLRINSDIFLRTFCLTIAFGFFYSQSAAAGAEILAVNTILMQFLNWMSFGVDGFAYAAESLVGKYKGANQMATTKKMIRLSMYWGMGLACCFSFVYGVYGNDLVHLFTDQATIVELATPYIWWMVVLPLVGTPCYIWDGIFVGLTAVKAMRNSMLLALLTYLLCYGILTQCYPDPTLLPDILWFCLLSFLAVRGLVQWALFRQTGLAIQ from the coding sequence GTGAAATTCAACAAAGAAATTTTACAGCTTGCTATTCCCAATATTATTAGTAATATCTCCGTACCTTTGATTAGTTCTGTTGATACAGGGTTGATGGGAGGTTTATCAGCTCTACACATTGGTGCGGTAGGTTTGGGGTCTATGATTTTCAATTTTATCTATTGGAATTTTGGCTTTTTACGCATGGGAACTACAGGACTAACAGCACAAGCTTTTGGACAAGAAAATGATGCTGCAATCGTTCATACTTGGGGGCGAGCACTCATTATCGCCCTAATACTTAGTGGTCTAATTTTATTCTTTCAGAAGCCCTTAGCCTCTTTAGGATTTTCGCTCATGAACGTAACCAGCAATCAATATGATTTGGTAGCAAGTTATTTTTTCATTCGCATTTGGGCTGCGCCAGCTAGTCTTCTTTTGGTTGTTATGATGGGCTGGTTTTTTGGTATGCAAAATGCAATTTACCCACTTCTATTAACCATTATTATCAACATTAGTAATATCCTTGTTAGTTATTGGTTGGTGAATTATTATGAATGGGGAGTTGCAGGGGTTGCTTACGGGACTGTTATTGCTCAGTATATTGGAGCAACTGTAGCTTTAGGGCTTTTTGCATTTAAATACAAGTACCTCTTAGCGCATTTCCAGAAAAAGGTTCTACTGGCAAGCCATGAATTTTTGGGATTTTTGCGAATTAATAGCGATATTTTTCTGCGTACCTTCTGCTTAACAATTGCTTTTGGATTTTTTTATAGTCAATCGGCAGCAGCAGGAGCAGAAATATTAGCCGTCAACACCATCCTAATGCAATTTTTAAATTGGATGTCTTTTGGAGTAGATGGTTTTGCCTATGCAGCTGAGAGTTTAGTTGGAAAATACAAGGGAGCAAACCAAATGGCTACTACTAAAAAAATGATTCGTTTATCCATGTATTGGGGAATGGGCTTAGCTTGCTGTTTTAGTTTTGTTTATGGGGTTTATGGCAACGATTTGGTGCATTTATTTACCGATCAAGCTACTATTGTTGAGCTGGCGACTCCTTATATTTGGTGGATGGTCGTACTGCCACTAGTAGGAACACCTTGTTATATTTGGGATGGTATTTTTGTGGGTTTAACCGCAGTCAAAGCCATGCGCAATAGTATGTTATTGGCACTGCTTACTTATTTATTGTGTTATGGAATACTCACCCAATGCTACCCAGACCCAACCTTGCTTCCAGACATTCTATGGTTTTGCCTGTTAAGCTTTCTTGCGGTACGAGGTTTGGTTCAGTGGGCACTATTTCGCCAAACGGGGTTAGCAATTCAATAG
- a CDS encoding Lrp/AsnC ligand binding domain-containing protein, with amino-acid sequence MNLDHIDKQILNILMQDATTTAVEVAKQVHVSPGTVHVRMKNLRQAGVVQGTMLKVDYSMLGLNMVAFVGIYLERSSQYTEVVLRLQQIPEIVMVHYTTGPYSIFAQIVCKDSQDLHEILQHHVQGIKGVQRTESFISLEESIHRPVDILKEEDLL; translated from the coding sequence ATGAACTTAGATCATATCGATAAGCAAATTCTTAATATTTTGATGCAAGATGCTACAACGACTGCTGTAGAGGTTGCCAAACAAGTTCATGTTTCGCCAGGAACTGTTCATGTGCGAATGAAAAATCTTAGGCAAGCGGGAGTAGTTCAAGGCACGATGTTAAAAGTAGATTACTCAATGCTTGGGTTGAATATGGTCGCTTTTGTAGGCATTTACTTAGAACGAAGCTCTCAGTATACAGAAGTTGTGCTGAGATTGCAGCAGATACCAGAAATTGTAATGGTTCATTATACAACAGGACCTTACAGTATTTTTGCTCAAATAGTTTGTAAGGATAGTCAAGACTTGCACGAAATTTTACAGCATCATGTCCAAGGAATAAAAGGAGTGCAACGAACAGAAAGTTTTATTTCATTGGAGGAAAGCATTCATCGACCAGTTGATATTCTAAAGGAGGAGGATTTGTTGTAA
- a CDS encoding S41 family peptidase: protein MEGHEPLSNKEKMNIFLPLILALALAGGTWLGFELAHNKNNSYVVVSEGGNYPAKSGKVEEILRFIDARYLENEASDKLEDAAINAVLEELDPHSTYISLDNIERVNESLNGNFEGIGIEFYILDDTIYVVGVIEDGPSDKAGLQKGDKIIMINDTMVAGKDIFNDDVVDQLKGSAGSSVSLKIKRAGEAALKTVSITRGQIPVSSVLAACMLNKNTGLIKINRFSGTTYLDFRNALEDLVNNQGLEHLILDLRHNPGGYLEAATRILDQLFTARKLLVYTEGRSYRRKEYNSTGKSNFDIGKVVVLIDENSASASEIIAGAIQDNDRGLVIGRRSFGKGLVQEQYKLTDGSALRLTVARYFTPSGRYIQKPYDGSDGLYGDDLRKRYESGELYHRDSIHVSDSSIYRTTNGRIVHGGGGIIPDIFIPLDTTRLNSYFQTASLLSRDYIYKYLDNKRLKIKAEYPSFKDFKAKFKLSDATFEQLINYTVSKKLDRNNQLLQKYEDALKLEVKAHLADQIYGEAGYYQTLFSADEMVLRAIQEIDRDGSISPNPAALVEKTTSTPE, encoded by the coding sequence ATGGAGGGACACGAGCCTCTTTCTAATAAAGAGAAAATGAATATTTTTTTGCCACTTATTTTGGCATTGGCACTAGCTGGGGGCACTTGGTTAGGATTTGAGCTGGCTCACAACAAAAACAATTCGTATGTAGTTGTTTCCGAAGGAGGTAATTATCCAGCAAAGTCAGGAAAGGTGGAGGAAATTCTTCGTTTCATAGATGCTCGCTATCTAGAAAATGAAGCTTCTGACAAACTAGAAGATGCAGCAATCAATGCCGTTTTGGAAGAACTCGATCCACACTCTACTTATATTTCGTTAGATAATATTGAGCGAGTTAATGAGTCCTTAAACGGAAATTTTGAAGGCATTGGAATTGAGTTTTATATCTTAGATGACACCATTTATGTAGTTGGGGTTATTGAGGATGGTCCTTCTGATAAAGCAGGTTTGCAAAAAGGGGATAAAATCATTATGATTAATGATACCATGGTTGCAGGCAAAGATATTTTTAACGATGATGTTGTGGATCAATTAAAAGGTAGTGCAGGGAGTTCTGTTTCCTTAAAAATTAAACGTGCAGGAGAAGCAGCACTAAAAACAGTATCCATTACTAGAGGGCAAATTCCTGTATCCAGTGTCCTTGCTGCCTGTATGCTTAACAAAAACACAGGATTGATTAAAATCAACCGCTTTAGTGGTACTACTTATCTAGACTTTAGGAATGCGCTAGAGGATCTGGTTAATAATCAAGGATTGGAGCATCTTATTCTAGATTTGAGACACAATCCTGGTGGGTATCTAGAAGCTGCAACTAGAATCTTAGATCAACTGTTTACTGCTCGTAAGTTATTAGTTTATACAGAAGGGCGCAGTTATCGCCGTAAAGAATACAATTCAACTGGAAAATCCAATTTTGATATTGGAAAAGTAGTTGTTTTAATAGATGAAAACTCCGCTTCTGCTAGTGAAATTATTGCAGGTGCCATACAAGATAATGATAGAGGTCTGGTAATTGGTCGTCGTTCTTTTGGCAAAGGTCTGGTTCAAGAACAGTACAAACTAACGGATGGTTCTGCTTTGCGCTTAACAGTAGCTCGTTATTTTACACCTTCTGGACGTTATATTCAAAAACCTTATGATGGGTCGGATGGGCTATATGGAGATGATTTGCGCAAACGTTATGAGTCAGGGGAGTTGTATCATAGAGATAGCATACATGTATCTGATTCTAGCATTTACAGAACCACGAATGGGCGTATTGTTCATGGTGGTGGTGGGATTATTCCTGATATTTTTATTCCATTGGATACCACTCGCCTAAATTCTTATTTTCAGACAGCTAGTTTATTGTCTCGTGATTATATCTACAAATATTTAGACAATAAACGACTAAAAATCAAAGCAGAATATCCTAGCTTCAAAGATTTCAAAGCTAAATTTAAGCTTTCTGATGCTACCTTTGAGCAGCTAATTAATTACACCGTTTCTAAAAAATTAGATCGCAATAATCAGTTGTTACAAAAATACGAGGACGCTTTAAAATTAGAAGTGAAAGCGCATTTGGCAGATCAAATTTATGGAGAAGCAGGGTACTACCAAACGCTATTTAGTGCTGATGAAATGGTACTTAGAGCAATTCAAGAAATTGATAGAGATGGCTCTATATCTCCTAATCCTGCTGCACTAGTAGAAAAAACGACCTCTACCCCAGAATAA
- a CDS encoding T9SS type A sorting domain-containing protein: MKSLQLLVGLVALLLTTQLTAQNGWTTCNTTAGILNGTTSDVFATDTTPVAVFTVTPGPTSTIPTTEFVIILRDSMASDTLGDAIIGTSIDGRVAPSALGLSVGDTFTIAPFSYDIQQIKLALHGILTGTVPFVGSCCNLLDLQAPVPGICDSLNAAGIMDSSDVNNINDLLVFLSAFSGGGSTSLRGLNAVLFAINAQMGTLSNVGCTSGVSEICYAADSLASSHDHFAVTTMVNTTKLASTNSLQVVVSPNPFMHHISTGILSKVGGEHIIQVLDATGRTVYHEIKTLAIGEQTIGLHLGNLPAGLYYLQVTDNTNIVTQKIIKR, translated from the coding sequence ATGAAATCTTTACAACTTTTAGTCGGTCTTGTTGCTCTATTACTGACCACCCAATTAACAGCCCAAAACGGATGGACAACTTGTAATACAACAGCAGGTATCTTAAATGGTACAACTTCTGATGTTTTTGCGACAGACACTACCCCCGTAGCTGTTTTTACAGTTACCCCAGGTCCTACAAGTACTATACCCACGACTGAATTTGTAATTATTCTTAGAGATAGTATGGCTAGTGATACCTTAGGTGATGCTATTATTGGAACAAGTATAGACGGTCGTGTAGCTCCTTCAGCCTTAGGTTTATCGGTTGGAGATACCTTTACGATTGCTCCTTTTTCCTATGACATTCAACAAATAAAATTAGCTTTACATGGCATTTTAACGGGTACTGTTCCTTTTGTGGGATCTTGCTGTAATTTACTCGATTTGCAAGCTCCAGTTCCTGGAATTTGTGATTCGCTCAATGCTGCTGGTATTATGGATAGTAGCGATGTGAATAACATCAATGATTTATTGGTATTTTTAAGTGCCTTTTCAGGAGGAGGATCTACTTCTTTGCGTGGATTAAACGCCGTTCTATTTGCGATCAATGCTCAAATGGGTACCTTATCTAATGTTGGTTGTACTAGTGGTGTAAGTGAAATTTGTTATGCAGCAGACTCTTTGGCTAGCAGCCACGATCACTTTGCAGTGACTACTATGGTTAACACCACGAAACTAGCCAGTACAAATAGTTTACAAGTAGTTGTTAGCCCTAATCCATTTATGCATCATATTTCTACTGGTATTCTTTCCAAAGTTGGCGGGGAGCACATCATTCAGGTATTGGATGCGACAGGAAGAACGGTCTACCACGAAATAAAAACATTGGCAATTGGAGAGCAAACAATAGGTCTACATCTAGGTAATTTACCAGCTGGTTTGTACTACCTACAAGTGACCGATAATACTAATATTGTTACTCAGAAAATTATCAAGCGATAA